In Labeo rohita strain BAU-BD-2019 unplaced genomic scaffold, IGBB_LRoh.1.0 scaffold_30, whole genome shotgun sequence, a genomic segment contains:
- the LOC127160214 gene encoding uncharacterized protein LOC127160214 yields MTQYFYDKVQPKTKKGADAQYALSIYLPPAHCVDRNAKIEKKFDNVQAAQVKALLNNHTKCELCTEPKNVIASRTVLTSENKVEHSEHVLLYPVGKSLMDKLLAEARDQSCVVFYSYNSPCVQTCLQSADNILEGLRNWINKRKGKMNAFVFQEIWQKDMMDKNLETEFKKIDEIVPLYRCMRNRKEMECRKCVDNNFVDPFCLPKEK; encoded by the exons ATGACCCAGTATTTTTATGACAA AGTTCAGCCAAAGACCAAAAAAGGAGCTGATGCTCAGTATGCATTATCAATCTATCTCCCACCGGCTCATTGTGTAGATAGAAATGCTAAAATCGAAAAGAAGTTTGACAATGTACAAGCAGCACAAGTAAAAGCGCTTCTCAATAACCATACCAAATGTGAACTTTGCACAGAGCCAAAAAATGTCATTGCTTCACGGACAGTTCTAACAagtgagaataaagtagaaCATTCTGAGCATGTTCTGCTCTATCCTGTAGGAAAGTCTCTCATGGACAAACTTCTAGCAGAGGCAAGAGACCAAAGCTGTGTAGTGTTCTATTCATACAACTCACCTTGTGTGCAAACATGCCTTCAGAGTGCAGACAATATTCTGGAAGGCCTTAGAAACtggataaataaaagaaaaggcAAAATGAATGCCTTTGTTTTTCAAGAGATCTGGCAGAAGGACATGATGGACAAGAATCTcgaaacagaatttaaaaaaattgatgaAATAGTGCCTCTTTATCGGTGTATGAGAAACAGAAAAGAGATGGAATGCCGGAAATGTGTGGACAATAATTTTGTGGATCCCTTCTGTCTGCCCAAAGAAAAAtaa
- the LOC127160208 gene encoding uncharacterized protein LOC127160208 isoform X1, giving the protein MRLYFLLIGDDCKRRWKVLRDAFVKHKKQKHPPSGSAGGTVKEWKYEVEMSFLLPHLNPRSSRCSLDPIQPLEDTQDPIDLSAIEEDVERTATPTSQRCNTPTPPSGPITSTPHSRASPTPAHPRIQAILSETRQSTSAQTRPARDRRRQVVSEAEQQLLDIISIPTSNVPTAQEEMYYFALSLVPRLNRLSREAQAQAQTHFLTYLTELEDRQLAQMNTPGPIRGSHSSTSTAFHPYSPTFQARSQYHPVPPQDDPPRTFSENLSDPLPHSYHNF; this is encoded by the exons ATGAGATTATATTTTCTCCTCATAGGTGATGATTGCAAAAGAAGGTGGAAGGTGCTGAGAGATGcttttgtaaaacataaaaaacaaaagcatccTCCCAGTGGCTCTGCAGGTGGGACAGTCAAGGAATGGAAATACGAGGTAGAAATGTCATTTCTACTGCCTCATTTGAATCCAAGAAG CTCAAGATGTTCACTGGATCCAATACAACCACTGGAAGACACACAGGACCCCATTGATTTGAGCGCAATAGAGGAGGATGTGGAGCGCACTGCAACTCCAACATCACAGAGGTGTAACACCCCAACCCCACCATCTGGGCCAATCACATCAACACCCCACTCCCGAGCTAGTCCCACTCCAGCCCACCCCCGCATTCAAGCTATTCTGTCAGAGACTAGACAAAGCACTTCAGCTCAAACAAGACCTGCACGTGACAGGAGAAGACAAGTAGTAAGTGAAGCTGAGCAACAGCTACTGGACATCATCTCCATTCCAACTTCAAATGTCCCTACTGCGCAAGAGGAGATGTACTATTTTGCTTTGAGTTTGGTGCCTAGGCTAAATAGGCTATCACGTGAGGCACAGGCCCAGGCCCAAACTCACTTCTTGACATACCTCACTGAACTGGAGGACAGACAGCTGGCACAGATGAACACCCCAGGTCCTATAAGAGGAAGCCACTCTTCCACCTCCACTGCATTTCACCCTTACAGCCCCACATTCCAAGCCCGGTCCCAATATCATCCTGTTCCTCCCCAAGATGACCCTCCCAGGACATTTTCGGAGAATCTGTCTGACCCTTTACCCCACAGCTaccacaatttttaa
- the LOC127160208 gene encoding uncharacterized protein LOC127160208 isoform X2, with product MSFLLPHLNPRSSRCSLDPIQPLEDTQDPIDLSAIEEDVERTATPTSQRCNTPTPPSGPITSTPHSRASPTPAHPRIQAILSETRQSTSAQTRPARDRRRQVVSEAEQQLLDIISIPTSNVPTAQEEMYYFALSLVPRLNRLSREAQAQAQTHFLTYLTELEDRQLAQMNTPGPIRGSHSSTSTAFHPYSPTFQARSQYHPVPPQDDPPRTFSENLSDPLPHSYHNF from the exons ATGTCATTTCTACTGCCTCATTTGAATCCAAGAAG CTCAAGATGTTCACTGGATCCAATACAACCACTGGAAGACACACAGGACCCCATTGATTTGAGCGCAATAGAGGAGGATGTGGAGCGCACTGCAACTCCAACATCACAGAGGTGTAACACCCCAACCCCACCATCTGGGCCAATCACATCAACACCCCACTCCCGAGCTAGTCCCACTCCAGCCCACCCCCGCATTCAAGCTATTCTGTCAGAGACTAGACAAAGCACTTCAGCTCAAACAAGACCTGCACGTGACAGGAGAAGACAAGTAGTAAGTGAAGCTGAGCAACAGCTACTGGACATCATCTCCATTCCAACTTCAAATGTCCCTACTGCGCAAGAGGAGATGTACTATTTTGCTTTGAGTTTGGTGCCTAGGCTAAATAGGCTATCACGTGAGGCACAGGCCCAGGCCCAAACTCACTTCTTGACATACCTCACTGAACTGGAGGACAGACAGCTGGCACAGATGAACACCCCAGGTCCTATAAGAGGAAGCCACTCTTCCACCTCCACTGCATTTCACCCTTACAGCCCCACATTCCAAGCCCGGTCCCAATATCATCCTGTTCCTCCCCAAGATGACCCTCCCAGGACATTTTCGGAGAATCTGTCTGACCCTTTACCCCACAGCTaccacaatttttaa